In one window of Halococcus salifodinae DSM 8989 DNA:
- a CDS encoding ABC transporter substrate-binding protein: MGYQPFSAHAWEALVMKHSDIPQKYLPEGYSLNWQSALQGAVIGNRISVGKNQAGWMGDMPALTTIAQNETPASLVGLANWSRGQQCNLLVVPKGSDIERTTDIDGETVGVTVGACSHRYLLRVLEEESIDVTVEDTGISTILANLREGRIAAGVGWEPSIAKSVFQDNLTRYVSTGAEYNVIDAGGIPMTDDLIENHREAAKGILKAELEATRVLATDHERTLDLVAQEQDLRYFNRPTLRWGVYKDPPIGEDVQRLRYATDYEQTEEPGRLMKETAPAFLTRQGALEAPPSDDRYKPELLNEAAAELDDAVEWAPRSAGNSSTATNGSAIGNASGGSR; the protein is encoded by the coding sequence ATGGGTTACCAGCCGTTCTCCGCCCACGCATGGGAGGCGCTCGTCATGAAACACAGCGACATCCCACAGAAGTACCTCCCCGAAGGATACTCACTGAACTGGCAGTCGGCGCTTCAGGGGGCGGTCATCGGCAACCGAATCAGCGTCGGCAAGAACCAGGCGGGCTGGATGGGCGACATGCCGGCGCTGACGACCATCGCCCAGAACGAAACCCCGGCTAGCCTCGTCGGGCTCGCGAACTGGTCACGGGGCCAGCAGTGTAACCTTCTGGTCGTCCCGAAGGGCTCCGATATCGAACGGACCACCGACATCGACGGTGAGACGGTCGGCGTCACGGTCGGGGCGTGTTCTCACCGGTATCTTCTCCGGGTGCTCGAGGAGGAAAGTATCGATGTGACCGTTGAGGATACCGGTATCTCGACCATTCTCGCCAATCTCCGAGAGGGCCGAATCGCCGCGGGAGTCGGCTGGGAACCCTCGATCGCGAAATCGGTCTTCCAGGACAATCTCACCCGATACGTCTCGACCGGTGCGGAGTACAACGTGATCGACGCCGGCGGGATCCCGATGACCGACGACCTGATCGAGAACCACCGAGAGGCGGCGAAAGGGATCCTGAAGGCCGAGCTCGAAGCGACCCGGGTGCTCGCCACCGACCACGAGCGGACCCTCGACCTGGTTGCCCAAGAACAAGACCTCCGATATTTCAACCGACCGACGCTTCGTTGGGGCGTCTACAAGGACCCACCGATCGGCGAGGACGTCCAACGGCTGCGGTACGCGACCGACTACGAGCAAACGGAGGAGCCGGGTCGGTTGATGAAGGAGACCGCACCGGCCTTTCTCACCCGCCAGGGGGCGCTCGAAGCGCCGCCGTCCGACGATCGGTACAAGCCGGAGCTACTCAACGAGGCAGCAGCCGAACTCGACGACGCGGTGGAGTGGGCGCCGCGATCGGCCGGCAACAGCTCCACCGCGACGAACGGCTCGGCGATCGGCAACGCGTCCGGAGGGTCACGATGA
- a CDS encoding 4-phosphopantoate--beta-alanine ligase, translating into MSEEPQIPVDPDDETAIPESHPRHESLLARHRIEDGVEKGITSRQGLIAQGRGEAYDYLLGERTIESADAAARAAAAQFLLADHPVISVNGNVAALCPDAVVDLAQATDADIEVNLFNRTEERMAAIAEHLREHGASEVLGLAADAQIPGLDHARATVDADGIHAADVVLVPLEDGDRAAALDAMGKTEIVIDLNPLSRSPQVADVPIVDNLVRALPLIAEYARELRDDSREELETVVEEFDREAALDAAERTIRSSTTD; encoded by the coding sequence ATGAGCGAGGAGCCGCAGATTCCCGTCGATCCGGACGACGAGACGGCGATCCCGGAGTCACACCCCCGCCACGAGTCGCTGCTTGCGCGTCATCGGATCGAGGACGGTGTCGAGAAAGGCATCACGTCGCGTCAGGGACTCATCGCTCAGGGGCGCGGCGAGGCGTACGACTACCTACTCGGCGAGCGCACCATCGAAAGTGCCGACGCGGCCGCCCGCGCCGCCGCCGCGCAGTTCCTGCTCGCCGACCACCCCGTGATCTCCGTGAACGGCAACGTCGCGGCGCTGTGTCCCGATGCGGTGGTCGACCTCGCACAAGCGACGGACGCAGACATCGAGGTGAACCTCTTCAATCGCACCGAGGAACGGATGGCAGCGATCGCCGAGCACCTCCGCGAGCACGGTGCGAGCGAGGTGCTGGGGCTCGCGGCCGACGCGCAGATTCCAGGGCTAGATCACGCTCGCGCGACGGTCGACGCCGACGGTATCCACGCCGCCGACGTCGTGCTCGTTCCGCTGGAGGACGGCGACCGGGCGGCAGCGCTCGACGCGATGGGCAAAACCGAGATCGTGATCGATCTCAACCCGCTCTCGCGCTCGCCTCAGGTCGCGGACGTCCCGATCGTCGACAACCTCGTGCGTGCACTCCCACTGATCGCGGAGTACGCCCGCGAGCTGCGCGACGACTCACGAGAGGAGCTCGAAACCGTCGTCGAGGAGTTCGATCGCGAGGCGGCGCTCGACGCGGCCGAGCGGACGATCCGGTCGAGTACGACCGACTGA
- a CDS encoding ABC transporter permease, giving the protein MSTQSMTERIGDRFAESLPSPTRGFRKLLSLVGFVAVWWLCYRFGVLNFDHFASPVTTLVEFAGALAGQPLTEGGDTIYLHAVYSAARVAIGVGFAAVFAIPVGLVVGTSQRWENLLYPALEAFRPIPPIAWLPIAIIVFPTLALGSVSVPLPALFVVFVGAFFPIFTNTIEGARNIETEYRRAAESLGASSGDVFRHVVLPATLPSIITGLSLGVGLGWITVVAAELLTGGPGLGYIIMQGSRLLQNQIVVIGMLAVGALGYASSLLVERLGHWLMSWSTTEERS; this is encoded by the coding sequence ATGAGTACGCAGTCGATGACCGAACGGATCGGCGACCGGTTCGCGGAGAGCCTTCCATCGCCGACAAGGGGGTTCCGGAAGCTCCTCTCGCTCGTGGGGTTCGTCGCGGTCTGGTGGCTGTGCTACCGGTTCGGTGTGCTCAACTTCGATCACTTCGCCAGCCCCGTGACGACCCTCGTGGAGTTCGCCGGTGCGCTCGCCGGCCAACCCCTGACCGAGGGTGGCGACACCATCTATCTCCACGCCGTCTACTCGGCGGCACGGGTAGCGATCGGCGTCGGGTTCGCGGCCGTGTTCGCGATCCCGGTCGGGCTGGTCGTGGGCACGAGCCAGCGGTGGGAAAACCTGCTGTACCCCGCACTCGAGGCGTTTCGGCCGATCCCGCCGATCGCGTGGCTCCCGATCGCCATCATCGTCTTCCCGACGCTCGCGCTGGGATCGGTTTCGGTGCCGCTGCCCGCGCTGTTCGTCGTGTTCGTCGGGGCGTTCTTCCCGATATTCACGAACACCATCGAGGGCGCACGGAACATCGAGACCGAGTACCGCCGGGCGGCGGAGAGCCTCGGTGCATCCTCGGGAGATGTTTTCCGCCACGTGGTGCTGCCGGCGACGCTGCCGTCGATCATCACCGGGCTCTCGCTCGGTGTCGGGTTGGGCTGGATCACGGTCGTCGCCGCGGAGCTGCTCACCGGTGGTCCCGGACTCGGTTACATCATCATGCAAGGATCGCGATTGTTGCAGAACCAGATCGTCGTCATCGGCATGCTCGCCGTCGGCGCGCTCGGCTATGCGTCGTCGCTGCTGGTCGAGCGTCTCGGCCACTGGCTGATGTCGTGGTCCACGACGGAGGAACGATCATGA